Part of the Oncorhynchus tshawytscha isolate Ot180627B linkage group LG07, Otsh_v2.0, whole genome shotgun sequence genome, tgtataacttcaccaatttggccacttgggtacatttgggctacttgtgtgggacacctgggtgacttcatgataaatgtcatgtagcacactcattttggaagttatcactCTGAAAcgttgcacaagtactgttgccctcttatgtttttcactaaCATtttccccatcatcctatctgaatgtttgttttatcttgttaattttaaagatgatgatacaatacaaataaaaaacgtatgttttttcattgtattatctaaaccagatctattatgttatattctcctatattcaattcacatttacacaaacttcagagtgttttctttcaaatggtaccaagaatatgcatatccttggttctgtgcctgagctacaggcagttagatttgggcatgtcttcaggcagaaatggaaaaaagtaggggggaagctgTAAGAGTTAAGAGGAGGTTTTTAAGAGGAGGTCCAAGACAACTCCACATACCTcaggggtctctctctccctctcaacttCCTATTCATCCTAATGACAATTTTGGAAAGTTACTCAACATAAATTTTGTACCAATAACTTGCTTAACATAATCTCTTTTATATCGAGCACAACTAAAATGACAGTCTCGGTGTTAGGAGATACAGTACAGCCTACTCAGGCAGTTAAGGATGTTAGTAAATTGTACAACCGAATGTCCCACCTGAGACTTGACCCAGCAGCCCTCTGGTGCTCCATCCATTCACCTGGCGGGAAGGCCATCCTATCAGTCATCACCAGTCAGACACGTGAAGGCCAGAGGATAAGTGGTGGGATGTAACGGTCATATTACAGGACGAGCACCAGTGTCCCCCTATTTCAGCTATTCGTGACTACACTGTAGGGTTCACTGACTTTCTGCACAACCTGTATTCCCTTAAATCGGTAAGACTCTCTTTGGTTTAGCTTTTAGGTGAAAATGAGAAAGTTGTTAAGAGTAGCCATGTGTTGTCAGGTGTGTACACCTTAGAGCAGTTTATTATTTAATAATGACATAAAGAAGACTCAGAAGATTGCGATATGATTGTCGATATCCCCATCTAGAAATAGTATGATATTCAAACGTTTAGTTGTATCTGCTGTTGGAATGGACAGTCCTCCCTGAATGGTGAATGACTTCAATAATCGTCTAAACAAGATTTATTTAGTATATTTAAACATTTTACCCATACTACAGTTAGTGGTGCATGTAAGAGACACATATTACAAGATAAACATATCACAGACATCTATATTCATCAGCTCACTTCATATTTTATAAAGCTCTCAAAAAAACGAATTCTCTGTAAATTGTCTTCACCTCTTGGCATCGATCATCTAAACCTGGGGCAGTCAGTCAGGTCAGCAGCTACATAcattgcctttggaaagtattcagaccccttgactttttccacattttgttaggttacagccttattctaaaatgtattaaatagtttttctccccctcattaatctacacacaatacccaataataacaAAGCATTTTTGCTAATTCAAAAATAAATGTCATATTAACATAAGAATTCAGACGCTTTACTCAAGACTTTGTTAAagcatttggcagcgattacagccttgagtcttcttgggtatgatgctacaagcttggcacacctgtatttggggagtttctcccattcttctctgcagatcatctcaagctctgttaggttggatggggaatattgctgcacagcttttttcaggtctctccagagatgtttgatcaggttcaagtacgggctctgactgggccactcaaggacattcagtgacttgtcctgaagccactcctgccttgtcttggctgtgtgcttagggtcgttgtcctgttagaagatGATCCCTCACCCcagtccagagaatcttgtttctcatgttctgataatctttaggtgccttttggcaaactccaagtgggctgtcatagcCCTAATTGGTGTAGTGctacagagatgattgtccttctggaaggttcttccatctccacagaggaactctggagctctctcagagtgaccatcgggttcttggtcacctctccgaccaaggcccttctcccccgattgctcagtttggctgggtagCCAGCTATAGAAAGAGTCtaggttgttccaaacttcttcattttagaatgatggaggcaatggtgttcttggagaccttcaatgctgcagttattttttggtacccttccccagatctgtgccttgacacaatcctgtctcggagttctacggacaattccttcgacctcatggcttggttttttcatgcactgtcaactgtgggaccttatatagacaggtgtgtgcctttctaaatcatgtccaatcaattgaatttaccacagctggactccaatcaagttgtagaaacatttcaaggatgatcaatggaaacaggatgcacctgagctcaatttcgagtctcatagaaaagggtctgaatgcttatgtaaataaggtatctgtttttagaTTTTAATAAATAGAGTAAGAGTAGagtaatagagtagagtagagtaatagagtaaggctgtaacgtaacaaaatgcgacaaaagtcaaggagtctgaatactttcagaaggcacagTACATGCTCTGCATGTGCACACACCAGTGCACATgtatgttcacacacacaaagGGCCAGACTTATAATACTGAAACACTTTGTAAATCTGTCCTTCAAACTATGGAGACTAACATGTGTCACTCCATTTATGAAGTTACACTTATAAATGTCCTCTTGTCTATGATATATTATCTATTTTATAATGCAGATGGATCTAGCATAGTTTTCTCTGGTTTACTCTCAGCTCTCTTGTTATTTGTCTAGAACATGACCAATATATTGTTTCCCCGATATTATCGATTGGTATTGGTCTTTTACAGATATATTGATAACCGGCTTATAATTCCACCAATAACCAAAATGTAATAAATAGGATGAAAAAAAGGTATCTCATGCATTTTCATGTGTCATTATTGTCACAATGTATGAAATCAACATATTTCTTGGACAATTGCTCTTTTGGATAGCAATTTATGAGAATTCAGTATGGAAAATGTTCACTTTTCCCATTTCCCTACTGAAAACTGGAATATCGGCAGATATAGTGGAATCTGTATGTTTTGTCCCACCAACAAATCGTAATCGGACCCAAAAAACCCATATCGGTCATGCTCTAGTTTTTTCTTCCTGCGTATGCTAATGTAACCAGAGGCTTGTCTGGCGCCCAGCGGCTCAGGCAGCTGACAGTATGCATCCTGGGGAGTGATCTATTGATCCATATTCAATATGTGTTTCACTTTCTCCCTCACTAAAGTTGGCCGATGAATAACTAAAGTGTAGAACTGACAGTACATTCCACACTTAGTCCACAAAAGGCTGAAAACAGCCCAAATGCTAGTGTGCGAACGAAAGGCCTGAGGCCAGTCTTGTTAGATTTTCTCTACAAACAAATTTACTCAGACATAATTATTTTCAATCAATTTAATTGGAAAACATGGTTTAAATGGACTTTATTTATTTGTacaaaaatacagtggggcaaaaaagtatttagtcagccaccaattgtgcaagttctcccacttaaaaagatgagagaggcctgtaattttcatcataggtacacttcaactatgacagacaaaattagaaaaaaaatccagaaaatcacattgtaggatttttaatgaatttatttgcaaattatggtggaaaataagtatttggtcacctacaaacaagcaatatttctggctctcacagacctgtaacttcttctttaagaggctcctctgtcctccactcgttacctgtattaatggcacctgtttgaacttgtcatcagtataaaagacacctgtccacaacctcaaacagtcgcaCTCCAAACTCcaatatggccaagaccaaagagctgtcaaaggacaccagaaacaaaattgttatTAATACTTTTTACCCAGTCTTTTACAAATCTTGGAAATTTATGTGGCTTCTACAAGATGGATGTAACTAACTACAGCAATTCAGTGTGCATGGCTGCATGGGGGCGCACTAAAGCGGAATGATTCTTCTCTCCGACTGGCTGGATGCCCTAATGGATGGAGCACAATACCTGTGCTACCagctactgtttgtgtgtgtttttttctttttgtGTCAGTGTGAAAATGGAACCGAAGGAGGCCTTGGGGATGTGTCTCTCACACGACCGTGGTTCTTCTGTGTCCATGCATAATACAATAATGGACATGGGGTTCTGTTGTGACttctgcaaagctgtcaccaagaaGTTCAGCACGAAGGACAGATGAATAGACTTAATTTACAAGTAAAGGTAGGCCTAATACATTTTCCTTTGCCATTTGGGGATTAGGCTACTGTTGAATGAACATGAGAATAGACAACATCTTtttgatcaatcaatcaaatgtatttataaagcccttcttacatcagctgatgtcacaaagtgctgtacagaaacccagcctaaaaccgcaaacagcaagcaatgcaggtgtagaagcacttaATTTATCAAGCTAGAATTGTGTTTTGATGagacactttttaaaatgtttttaactgATTTTTATGTCATTTTGATTGTTGATATTGTCATTTTGTTAGAATCTTatttaatatatacatatattattccaaacattaagaacacttgctCTCCTAAACCTGagacatgacatagactgaccaactgaatccaggtgaaagctatgatcccttattgatgtcacttgttaaaataaatccattttaaatcagtgtagatgaaggggaggagacaggttaaagaaggatttctaagccttgcgacaactgagacatggattgtgtatgtgtgccattcagagggtgaatgggcaagacaaaacatgtaagtgcctttgaacggggtatggtagtaggtgacaagACGcaatggtttgtgtcaagaactgcagcgctgttGGATTTTTCACTCTCAATAGTTTCCCGTGtatattaagaatggtccaccacctgaaaggacatccagccaacttaacacaactgtgggaagcattggagtcaacatgggccagcatccccgtggaatgCATTCGAAACCTTGTAGAGtacatgccccaacaaattgtgtttggtatactcagtgcatgtgtgtgtaataatatttcacataataatattattattatgtgtgtgtattctaAGCGTGTGTATCTAGGCTAAATTGGTATTTACATTTGGTGAACATTTTTGGTCAATTTCTTTTAATAGCCACTCAGGTTTTTGGAGCTATCTGTTGTATGGATGAACTTGGGCTTCATCAAGGTTTATTTGTGAATAAATCTGGCTTGGATAATAGCCAGTGCCTACCCAGCCACCGACCTCACCACACATCACTGGCCTGTTGACATTTACAGAGACATCTGAAGGTGCTAAAGGTATAGAATATgttgagaaacaaagagagaaggaacgaatgaaagagtgagagagagcaaaagaaaaACGGGAGGTTGTCAGTAGCAATGTGTCTTTCACCACTAATGAGATCTGAAAGCTGGAGAAACACAGAGGCACTGACAACAGCCCTGAGAACACCACTCTCCTcctttcaccctctccctctctctcacacacacatacacacacagtttgtCATTCTTCACACCGTGTCTCAGTCTCACATCAGTACATCTCCTATCCACATCACTCTCTTTTCACCTACCCTCCCACCACCAATACAACTTAAAATGTTATACAAAAATATAGCCCTTGAttatgactctcagttccattacattacacataagagtAATTGGATGAAGGCGTCTTCTGTAAGGGTACCTTTTGTTAAGATCTCAGATGCTTGGTCGGAACATTAATGCATCGCTTGCGGTATGGTTTTGGGAAGCATAATaaccttatctttcatatcagcaagaAATAATGTTCTAAAAACAAAAGGTTAACTTGATACACACCTTGATAGGGTTACggttagtgttcccacatggccatatctccatgttacagtgCTTGTTTACGGAAAACAGACGGCAGATAAGCGGCGACCATCTGTGCTAATTAGCCATCTagcatgctccgaacacctgtgtgtaagcaTAACTCGGGAAGTGTAGTGGAAGTGTAGTATCGTCGGATGGAGGCActcatagctgtatggatctgtgcaaaactgctacagtaagtgttatcttttttatttgaatgattcttTCTCGCTGATGAAAGATAAGGGCCAAATGTTTCGAAAGCCTTATTGAAAGTGATTATTATTGACATTTGTAAACGTTAAAACACAGCGTAGGGATTGTAGTTCACATGAGACAGTCGTGGGTGAAGCTAATGGCTAAAAACTgtagggagaaggcagaatgCCGCCTAGAGTTAGAGCTAACAAATATTCTGCTATTTATCTGCTCATATCTTTAACAAGCAATGGTTTTGAAAATGCACTAGACAGAAAAAAACACCTTGTATAAAAAACACCATAAGAGGTTGGGTGAAATAAGACCTTGATAAAGGGATGTTTTAGTCATTACAATCCTGTAAAGTTATCATAATCATAATATAATCATTTGTattcacactacacacacttttttttctccatGTGAAGTAAGACAAAAACTAAATGTCACTATTGCGGTGATGACAAGAGGCGATAGGGGAGGGACATAATGGTTGCCTAAACAGTCATGTCTCTAGTATGTGAGAGTTCTATTCAGGCCATTTGGCTCCTCACCTGTAGCTGATTGCTGCTCGTGCCTCGTGGCTTTTGCCCCATGTGTGACGAGACGGAAATAATATATACACAAACTGATGTGTATGCTAACATTTTTGTTTATTCTAGAGCTAAGATAAGTTATCAACGCGCTTATAAGACTATAATGACACAGAAAGGCAACTAAGGTCATACAGAATGGGACGATGTGTAAGAGCGGAAAGAGGGAGCACAGGAACATTATGCGAGAGGGCGGGGGAGCAGAGCGCGCGACTGTCAAGAGGAGAGCGGAGGAAATCTAACAAGTGAGAAAACTGTTGCAGTTTGGTAAAGACGTTTATCAGTGGATTAAAATATGAAAATCTACAATAATTCTCTTTAGAATATCTTGGAGCATAGAAAGGAAGTGAAAAGTTAATTAGGTAAGTGGTGGCCTAAGTCACTATTTTGTTCCGTCTGTCTGCCTTGGGTGTTGATGACCAACGAGTGACCTGTTACTCACTGACTGGAAAAATAATCATAGTCGGCATAACGACGAATCGTTGTATTAAGAGAAAAACAAAAGTGAATTTGCTGTTAGTTTTCGAGTTCATCTGACTATTCCAGAGCTTGACAACTCACGGAGACGGTGAGGATGCGCTGTCTTCACTGTTTTCTCGACCACGTTGAAAGTCTACCTGCGCGAAACTGAAGGGTTCACCTTCCCATAGCGTATCTCAGATCATCGACACTTCTATTGTGCAGCGACGAGCAAAAGGTGAGCgatataaaacaaatatatttttaaagatttGTTTGAAATAGCCTCTATCTCTCGGAGATATTTATATTTTCACTAGGGCAACATAAGAAACATGTATGGTCATTAAATATCGGAATGTGTGTAATTAAAAATGCTTGAATAAAGTTATAAAGTTACTGATAATTATTTGAATATCCTAAAAATGAACTAATCTAGACTACTAtgcaaagcacatttttttgtttcaAATTACTTTTCGGCGTGGCTGTTATTCATAATTGTATTATTACAATTAGTTTTGTTTTTATTCCAAAGATTAAGTAGTCTCACATGTATTCGTGTATTGCACAAATGTAACCATTTAAGTCTACTAGTTTTGAATCAAGTTACTCTACAGTAGTCCTAAACCTCTTTCATTTTCACATAAAATGATGAATTTAAACAATTTGTATTGGATATCAATATTTAAACTCTGCTTTGCAGTAATTGTGTAAGTGATTAGAATTGTGTTAATGGTTAGATATTATCAACACTCCATTGTATCTTATGCATATGGTTGAGCTATAGTAATCAAGGCAATTAATATAGGGAATCAAATACTCTATTCATTTAGTAGGCCTAAATGTACATCAACCTCAAAATACATTTCCTTCCCCCAATAGAATGCTCCTGGCACAAGATGTCTGATTTACAGGCGAGCAGTGGAACCTTAGATATTCTCTGCTACGACTCAACTcaccacaaaaaaaaaagtttttatgaGGAACAGAACATTTTCTCAGTACTGTTTCAATAAATACTGACTTTTGAAAAAAATCACCTTCCAACAACCATATCTGAGAGGGGAATTTGTTAGTCTACCCAAGAGGAAAACAGACCCAGGATTAAGCGATGAAAAGTacatagagaaagagaaacacaAGGAAGGAGGAATAGGAACAAATACAAGAGATTTAAGCGCTCTTTCATTCCTCTCCACTCATCCTTGGACCAGACAAGTGAGTGCCCTTCACTGAATGCCGTGGGTGAGATGGACTCCTTTGGGAATACTGGAGCAGACCCCACCTGACAGCTCTCCAACTGAGAAATATAAGGACATTCCACCAGGAGATTCTGCTGCCATTCTGGctgaaaaatatttatatttttagagAACCCTCTAGAACAATCTGCACTCCATCCCAGGAAAAAACCTTGCATTTAACCTTCCAAAGAACTCGATGTGGGACTTAGTCAGTTTCAACCCGTGTCTGTAACACTGAGATGGTGTCCACACTCAACTGGCTGGTTTCACCTCTAGCCCTCTGAAAGAAAATAACATACTACATATGATATCAGTGAGATCTTTACTGAAAAGAAGGATGAAGAAAGTGAATAAATATTGTTTTGCGGATTAAacattttactttaaaaaataaatgtggagAAAAAGGTTTTGACAAATTAGAGGATAAAcctagaaaaacatttttttaaatgaacggAATGAAACCATGTTTTGTATTCTCTTCCTGACATTTGACTTCAACGACTCCTGACTTTGCGACATTGAGCTTTGCTGTTCCTCAGGTGTCCTATATCATCTCATTCCTGTCTTTACGTTGAAATCTCCTATATTTATAGTCTTTCCTCACAACCCTCCTACCTTTTCACTCTCCCTCATTTACATCTTATTTCCCATAGGTAAAATTAACTACTTCACCCCCTACTCCCAGTGTAGAACCTCTCTGTCCCATCGCCTTTCCCCCCTTAgcccctctctcaccatctctcccccTAGTCCTGGTTTTCCCAGAGTTCATTCTGGCCGGCACCACCATTCCGGCCAAGGGGGAGGAGGACTTCCTCACTCTGGCCGCCTCCCGGCTCAGCCGCAGGAAACGTGTCATCGGGGCAGGAGTGGGCGTGGCTATGGTGCTGGTGCTGCTGGTTGCCATCCCCTTATTGGTTCACACCACCAAAGGGGGGGCGTCTGGAGGCGGGAGCACCCATTATGAGATGCTCGGCAGCTGCAAGATGGTGTGCGACTCTTTCACCCCCCCACAGGGCAGCCACGAGCTGACCGCTGTCTCCCCCCAACCCCCAGACTTCACAGGGAGAAGGGGCAAGTCTGGGTTTCGTGGGAGCCCTGGCCCCCCAGGCCCCAGAGGTCCCACAGGAGAACCAGGCAAGCCAGGCCCCCCTGGTCCCCCCGGCCCTGGCCCAGGGGGCTACATCCCCTCCTTCTACAGCCCCAAGATCGCCTTCTACGCTGGCCTCCGCAAACAGCATGAAGGGAGTGAGGTGTTGAGGTTTGACGACGTAGTGACCAATGTGGGGAACTACTATGAACCCAGTACTGGCAAGTTCACCTGCCCCCTACCTGGCATCTACTTCTTCACCTACCATGTCCTGATGAGGGGCGGAGATGGGACCAGCATGTGGGCCGACTTAAAAAAGAATGGAcaggtgagacagagaggagagtgtgttgttgtgtgtgtgatgagcTAGACAGGTTAGCACACAATTAATCCTACACTAAAAGTCAACAGTTCAGCTGATTTAGTCTAAGAACCCCTGATACACCTATGCCTTCTTGTATCACTTCTACTTCAATTATCCTATAATATGTGTTTCTTCTTGTCAGAGACCTCTCTGAAAAAGAGTTATAAGGGTTATAAGGGTTATAATCGTGGTTTGGAACCAAAATGATTTTACAATGTTTTCGTTCCGAACAGAACCCCTATTTCTTTCATTCCGTTCCGGTGTTCCGGCCAGAAAAGAAAGTTCTGAACTGGTTCGAAACCAAAAAAGTAACTGTTCATATAGTTCCTTTTCGTACTTGTTAATACTTTTTGAAACCTATCAAATcaacatatttttttacaaaaatacCTCCTTAATTTACTTCACCAGTTAGCAGAAACAGAGAAGCTTGCTATGGAATGCGTAAGTTAGTTGTTTACATGTTTGATTGGTCAGATAAGTGCAGGCACTAGATGCAAATGAAATTTCACCAGTGGGGAGGGGGCGAGAGTTAGGAGTAAACATGGAGTGGGCTTGGCTTGAAGCGCTGAACATCATGACATGACCTGAACTGGAATGTGTTTAGGTTATAATTAGCATGATAACTTCACATAATTATATACCTGACATTAGGAATTTAACAGGAATAATAACATTATTAACCAGTTCTCAAGATTTGAAAGTAACGGTTCTGTTCCGGAAGACTACAGATCTTTCCAGACTACCCAGCCACATCACTCTGGCCAAACTGACGTTTATTCTCCACGATGAGTCTGTATTTGCCTCCCTCACCTACGATATCTAGAATGCTAACACATTCTGACCATTTTGATTGGTCTCAGAAACCAATGGGTTGGGCCAGACCCGGCCTTCATGATGACGTTATcaactttgatactctgattggttagatttCTTAGAGACGATCCAATCGCTGATTAATTTGCTTTGTACATCGCCCCTCATTTTGAAGTCACACAAACGACTTCTAGGGTGGCAGATTCATACTGAATGTATGTAGCGATCGATAGAGTGGAATTCAGGGTGAGTTGTCAGGCACCTAAAGTTCACTTTCATTGCCGGTTCTGTTTCCGTTCCTTGAACAATTTAATTATTTTTTggttttcggttctgttccctgaaccggttccaagcTCTGATTATAATAGGTATTTTGGAGTTGTATGCATATGTGTCTTCATGCTCAGTCAGTAAAGCATGGCGCTTAGGTCGTGGGTTCGATTCCTGTTGGGGCCATCCATACGTGAAATTTAGGctcgcatgactgtaagtcgcttcgGATATAAGTGTCATATTATATTATTGAAGGAAAAGGCTGAGAAATTTGGTATATATTTGCCCATTATCATTTGAGTCAAAGTTCATTTGCAAGGTTTGTTAAGAGATTTAGAAGccagtttgcctaattgaatatCCAAGTACCTTGAAACAATTTTTGTCTGGTAGGAAGCTTAACCAGAGGACCTATATTTTACACAAGTATACTCAGAGTGTTATTGTTTAAACATGAAAGAACAGAGAATTAGAACAGTGGAACGTTTACATATTCCAATCAACTAGGAAGTATGTTATGCCTTCACGTTCATAACATAGGCATAACATACTTCCATTTGGTATTCTATTATTGGTAAGATTGTGGGATGGCCATAAATAACAATGGCACATGTTTGAAGGATGAAGGATGAATTAGCAAAGCAATCTAGATTAAACATAAACATTTAAACAAGGAAAGTTGAGGTAAAATAGATTATTTTGCAGACAGAGTAGAATGAGAATAAAATAACTCGTCCAACATTTGTATAAGAACAAGTAAGCCCTCACTTAATAATTCAGCAATCCATTTTCCCTGGATATCATCAAAAGGCTTTAAGAAAAGTTCCCTAAAGATATAGTGAATTGCTCCTGGAGGACACAGAGAAAATGAAGGCCTAAAGTGCCTGAACGGCAAACTGCACACACcaagctggaatggaatggaagacAAAAAGTGTAACACTTTGCTAGGTTCCACCTCCTGATTtgggcagcaggagagagagaaggcagtgaCAGCTATGCGATCAAGTGGATAACGATCCTCCACATTTATGTGGAGTGACGCCAAAACGCAACAGCTGGCTACTATCCTCTGAGGATCTCCGGCTTTAACATCAATAAATAAACaagcaaaaaaaaaataataataataatagccatCTGGAGATGACAAGCTTGAGGAATTAAACCCTGACTCTATTGAGGTTTCATTTTGACGTGTGTGGTGTGGAACAGAAGAGCTACACAGAGGGATTACCATAGAGGAATAGAATACGACTCACTTTGCATTGTGTTTGATGAAACACTGGTGGTTGATTTCTTTACACATAATTTAAAAGCTGTGTAGTCAGGCAGCGGTGTGTTGCTAAGTCGACCCTGACCCTGATAGCTACTGCTTATTCAGGACAGATTGGTAGGCATCAACAACTTGAACCAATCCATCATAAAATCTCTATAAAACTGTCTTCAGGGGAAAAGCTGAGTTTAATATTTCTTACCCTTTATAAATTAGTACAAACAATTACAACTAAGTGTAAGTGTAACTAACCTGTCTTCCTCAGATCATTTTTACTGGGTTGAATGTAGACCCCCAACCAAAGAACTCAAGTCCAGTCAAGCACTTATCCACTATAGCCATAAAGGTAGGATGTTAGGGGTTTCGCATCGTACTCTGGTCAAATTTCAAGTGTTGGccttactgtaatactgtatctcAATCATCTAACC contains:
- the LOC112254592 gene encoding complement C1q-like protein 4, whose translation is MVLVLLVAIPLLVHTTKGGASGGGSTHYEMLGSCKMVCDSFTPPQGSHELTAVSPQPPDFTGRRGKSGFRGSPGPPGPRGPTGEPGKPGPPGPPGPGPGGYIPSFYSPKIAFYAGLRKQHEGSEVLRFDDVVTNVGNYYEPSTGKFTCPLPGIYFFTYHVLMRGGDGTSMWADLKKNGQVRASAIAQDADLNYDYASNSVILHLDVGDEVCVQLDGGKVHGGNTNKYSTFSGFLIYPD